One genomic window of Streptomyces sp. NBC_01276 includes the following:
- a CDS encoding glycosyltransferase family 39 protein translates to MLGLGVLGVWGAVAGSSPHTLLSARWDSLWYARVAGGGYGYEVVLPNGAVHSSLAFFPLLPWLERLLAAPTGLSYGSAGLVVSAVAGLAAAWGIFAVADLLYGRRAGVLAAALWAALPVGIVQSMAYSESLFTALAAWALYAVLRGRWITAGLLAAGAGLTRPVGAAVVAAVWVAAALAWRRGERSWRTAAGVLLAPLGAAAYVLWVGRRTGGGLLGYLDVQAGWGNGFDGGWAFARFVGARLASSAFAAGLGLIAGVLLVLWLYRLCVRQRQPAALLVYAGVVVALALCASGYFGSKPRLLLPAFPLLLPVAVALARWRTGRAVAVLGTAALASAVYGAFWLNGSGPP, encoded by the coding sequence ATGCTCGGCCTGGGCGTCCTCGGCGTGTGGGGCGCGGTGGCCGGCAGCAGCCCGCACACACTGCTGTCGGCCCGCTGGGACTCGCTCTGGTACGCCCGGGTCGCCGGCGGCGGGTACGGGTACGAGGTGGTCCTGCCGAACGGGGCCGTCCATTCCAGCCTGGCCTTCTTCCCGTTGCTGCCGTGGCTGGAGCGGCTGCTGGCGGCGCCCACCGGGCTCTCGTACGGTTCCGCGGGCCTGGTGGTCTCGGCGGTGGCGGGGCTCGCCGCCGCGTGGGGGATCTTCGCCGTCGCGGACCTGCTGTACGGGCGCCGCGCCGGGGTGCTGGCGGCGGCGCTGTGGGCGGCGCTGCCGGTCGGGATCGTGCAGTCCATGGCGTACAGCGAGTCGCTGTTCACCGCCCTGGCGGCCTGGGCCCTGTACGCGGTCCTGCGCGGGCGCTGGATCACGGCGGGCCTGCTCGCGGCCGGCGCGGGGCTGACCCGGCCGGTCGGCGCGGCCGTGGTCGCGGCGGTGTGGGTGGCCGCGGCCCTGGCGTGGCGGCGCGGGGAGCGGTCGTGGCGGACGGCGGCCGGGGTGCTGCTGGCTCCGCTGGGCGCGGCCGCGTACGTGCTGTGGGTGGGGCGGCGGACCGGCGGCGGACTGCTGGGGTACCTGGACGTACAGGCCGGCTGGGGCAACGGCTTCGACGGGGGCTGGGCCTTCGCCCGCTTCGTCGGGGCACGTCTGGCGTCCTCCGCCTTCGCGGCCGGGCTCGGCCTGATCGCCGGGGTGCTGCTGGTGCTGTGGCTGTACCGGCTGTGCGTGCGGCAGCGGCAGCCCGCCGCGCTGCTCGTGTACGCCGGGGTCGTGGTGGCCCTCGCCCTGTGCGCCTCCGGGTACTTCGGGTCCAAGCCGCGGCTGCTGCTGCCCGCGTTCCCGTTGCTGCTGCCCGTGGCGGTGGCCCTGGCCCGGTGGCGGACCGGCCGGGCGGTGGCGGTGCTGGGGACGGCGGCCCTGGCGTCGGCGGTGTACGGAGCGTTCTGGCTGAACGGTTCGGGGCCTCCGTGA